In Candidatus Limnocylindrales bacterium, a single window of DNA contains:
- a CDS encoding response regulator has translation MTNARILIVEDNAIIARYLGSMLSRANYEVVGIVPSGEEAIEKAIETHPDLVLMDITLEGKMDGIEAAEHIYARFNIPIIYITSLEDSSTIRRIKASQAFGYISKPTKDTELLTAIEMALHRLKTGTNC, from the coding sequence ATGACCAACGCACGAATTCTGATAGTCGAGGATAACGCTATCATAGCAAGGTATCTGGGGAGTATGCTATCCAGAGCAAATTATGAAGTTGTTGGAATAGTTCCATCTGGAGAGGAGGCCATTGAAAAAGCCATAGAAACCCATCCAGATTTAGTATTGATGGATATTACCTTAGAAGGAAAGATGGACGGCATAGAGGCAGCCGAGCACATCTATGCCCGTTTTAATATTCCAATAATTTACATAACTTCCCTTGAAGACTCCTCTACGATCCGACGTATAAAAGCCTCCCAAGCTTTTGGATATATTTCTAAGCCAACTAAGGATACCGAATTACTTACAGCTATTGAAATGGCTCTCCACAGGCTTAAAACTGGCACAAATTGTTAG